A stretch of Allostreptomyces psammosilenae DNA encodes these proteins:
- a CDS encoding 2-hydroxyacid dehydrogenase, whose product MEILAYGVLADERPVIEAAFAGRHGVRCLDVLLNRDTAATAAGCRIVSSNVNDVLDARVLQVLAEGGTRMIAQRATGYNNIDLDQARRLGLTVARVADYSPYSVAEFAWALALAVNRRVVRAVGRTREFDFRLNGLMGRDWHGRTAGVVGTGRIGTAFARIAHGFGMRLLGHDAVTSPECLALGMEYVDRDRLFAESDLVSLHLPLLPETHHLVDAAALARMRDDAILINSSRGGLIDAEALVETLRRGRLDGVGLDVYEEETGVFYFDRSLEVMTDDVLARLMTFRNVLVTSHQAYFTVDAVRQIVEATVRNVDDYLAGRTGDGTLVPPPPAPAPGR is encoded by the coding sequence GTGGAGATCCTGGCGTACGGGGTGCTCGCGGACGAACGCCCCGTCATCGAGGCCGCCTTCGCGGGCCGGCACGGCGTGCGCTGCCTGGACGTCCTGCTGAACCGGGACACCGCGGCGACGGCCGCCGGGTGCCGGATCGTCAGCAGCAACGTCAACGACGTGCTGGACGCGCGGGTGCTGCAGGTGCTCGCCGAGGGCGGCACCCGGATGATCGCCCAGCGCGCCACCGGCTACAACAACATCGACCTCGACCAGGCGCGCCGGCTCGGCCTGACCGTCGCCCGGGTGGCGGACTACTCCCCGTACTCGGTCGCGGAGTTCGCCTGGGCCCTGGCCCTCGCGGTCAACCGCCGGGTGGTCCGGGCGGTCGGGCGCACCCGGGAGTTCGACTTCCGGCTCAACGGCCTGATGGGGCGCGACTGGCACGGCCGCACCGCCGGGGTGGTCGGCACCGGGCGGATCGGCACCGCGTTCGCGCGGATCGCGCACGGCTTCGGCATGCGGCTGCTCGGCCACGACGCCGTGACCAGCCCCGAGTGCCTCGCCCTGGGGATGGAGTACGTCGACCGCGACCGCCTGTTCGCCGAGTCCGACCTGGTCAGCCTGCACCTTCCGCTGCTGCCGGAGACCCACCACCTGGTGGACGCCGCCGCGCTGGCCCGGATGAGGGACGACGCGATCCTGATCAACTCCAGCCGGGGCGGCCTGATCGACGCCGAGGCGCTGGTCGAGACGCTGCGCCGGGGGCGGCTCGACGGCGTCGGGCTGGACGTCTACGAGGAGGAGACCGGCGTCTTCTACTTCGACCGGTCGCTGGAGGTGATGACCGACGACGTGCTGGCCCGGCTGATGACCTTCCGCAACGTGCTGGTCACCTCGCACCAGGCCTACTTCACCGTGGACGCGGTCCGTCAGATCGTCGAGGCCACGGTGCGCAACGTCGACGACTACCTCGCCGGACGCACCGGCGACGGCACCCTCGTGCCCCCGCCCCCGGCGCCCGCCCCGGGGCGGTAG
- a CDS encoding aminotransferase-like domain-containing protein, protein MTTRSEPPALARRAASVAASPVREILALTARPEMISFAGGLPAPELFDASGIRAAYDSVLTQSPHRVLQYSVTEGDPALRAAVADRLTARRLPTGPDDLLVTTGSQQGLTLVTTALLEPGDAVLVEDPTYLAALQTFGFAGARVVPVPTDDDGVDPAALAELVVRERPKLLYLVPNFQNPTGRTLPLARRRAVAEVAERHGLWIVEDDPYGELRFGGEPVPWIASLDAAADRTVLLGSFSKIVAPGLRLGWLRAPAALRRACVIAKQATDLHTSTVDQAAAARYLVDADLDAHLERVRAAYRTRRDALLGGLPDALPPGSSWNRPEGGMFLWARLPAELDATALLPRAVEQGVAYVPGAPFFAGPADRSSLRLSFTTHGPEEIEEGLRRLAKAFG, encoded by the coding sequence ATGACGACCCGATCCGAGCCCCCCGCCCTCGCCCGCCGCGCCGCCTCGGTCGCCGCCTCCCCCGTGCGGGAGATCCTCGCGCTCACCGCCCGGCCCGAGATGATCTCCTTCGCCGGCGGCCTGCCCGCCCCGGAGCTCTTCGACGCCTCCGGCATACGCGCGGCCTACGACAGCGTGTTGACGCAGAGCCCGCACCGGGTCCTGCAGTACTCCGTCACCGAGGGCGATCCGGCGCTGCGCGCGGCCGTCGCCGACCGGCTCACCGCCCGCCGGCTGCCGACCGGGCCGGACGACCTGCTGGTCACGACCGGATCCCAGCAGGGCCTGACCCTGGTCACCACCGCGCTGCTGGAGCCCGGCGACGCCGTCCTCGTCGAGGACCCGACCTACCTGGCGGCGCTGCAGACCTTCGGCTTCGCCGGCGCGCGGGTCGTTCCCGTGCCCACCGACGACGACGGCGTCGATCCGGCCGCGCTCGCCGAGCTGGTCGTCCGGGAACGCCCCAAGTTGCTCTACCTGGTCCCGAACTTCCAGAACCCGACCGGCCGGACGCTCCCGCTCGCCCGCCGGCGCGCCGTCGCCGAGGTCGCGGAGCGGCACGGCCTGTGGATCGTCGAGGACGACCCGTACGGCGAGCTCCGGTTCGGCGGCGAGCCGGTGCCGTGGATCGCCTCGCTGGACGCCGCGGCGGACCGCACCGTGCTGCTCGGCAGCTTCTCCAAGATCGTCGCCCCCGGGCTTCGGCTCGGCTGGCTCCGCGCCCCGGCCGCGCTGCGCCGCGCCTGCGTGATCGCCAAGCAGGCCACCGACCTGCACACCTCCACCGTCGACCAGGCCGCCGCCGCGCGGTACCTGGTGGACGCCGACCTCGACGCCCACCTGGAGCGGGTCCGCGCCGCCTACCGGACGCGCCGGGACGCCCTGCTGGGCGGCCTGCCCGACGCCCTTCCGCCGGGGAGTTCCTGGAACCGTCCGGAGGGCGGCATGTTCCTGTGGGCCCGGCTGCCGGCCGAACTGGACGCCACCGCCCTGCTGCCGCGCGCCGTCGAGCAGGGCGTCGCCTACGTTCCCGGCGCGCCGTTCTTCGCCGGGCCGGCGGACCGCTCCTCGCTGCGGCTGTCCTTCACCACGCACGGCCCGGAGGAGATCGAGGAGGGGCTGCGGCGGCTGGCCAAGGCGTTCGGCTGA
- a CDS encoding NAD(P)-dependent oxidoreductase, whose product MKIVLFGATGMVGSRIAVEAVSRGHELTAASRSGRVPGGVGEGHVTALAGDASSADAVAELAAGQDAVASALAPPRDGADPRGPFLAVNKALVEGVRAAGVRRLVVVGGAGSLEVSPGVALLTTPGFPDAYRAEAEAHGQVLDFYRSVTDLEWTYVSPAALIAPGERTGTFRLGGDRLLTDARGDSRVSAEDYAIAFLDELEKGAHPRARISVAY is encoded by the coding sequence ATGAAGATCGTTCTGTTCGGTGCCACGGGCATGGTCGGCAGCCGCATCGCCGTGGAGGCCGTCTCGCGTGGTCACGAACTCACCGCCGCCTCCCGCTCCGGCAGGGTCCCCGGCGGGGTCGGCGAGGGGCACGTGACGGCGTTGGCCGGGGACGCCTCCTCCGCCGACGCCGTCGCCGAACTCGCCGCCGGCCAGGACGCGGTGGCCTCCGCCCTGGCCCCGCCGCGCGACGGGGCCGATCCCCGGGGACCGTTCCTCGCCGTCAACAAGGCCCTGGTGGAGGGGGTGCGCGCGGCGGGGGTGCGCCGTCTGGTCGTGGTCGGCGGGGCGGGCAGTCTGGAGGTGTCCCCGGGGGTGGCGCTGCTGACCACCCCCGGCTTCCCGGACGCCTACAGGGCGGAGGCGGAGGCGCACGGCCAGGTCCTGGACTTCTACCGGAGCGTCACCGACCTTGAGTGGACGTACGTCTCGCCGGCCGCCCTGATCGCGCCGGGGGAGCGCACCGGGACCTTCCGGCTCGGCGGCGACCGGCTCCTCACCGACGCGCGGGGCGACAGCCGGGTCAGCGCGGAGGACTACGCCATCGCCTTCCTGGACGAGCTGGAGAAGGGCGCCCACCCGCGCGCCCGGATCAGCGTCGCCTACTGA
- a CDS encoding ROK family transcriptional regulator, translating into MSLGQPSAADLIGERTRAEIFALVLTAGPISRTGIADRLGLAPSTVTRLLPPLLAGDYLRETRAVSTGPGRPQRLLRVNADRHVVVGVKIAPTHVAGVLTDMGARVLARAETPLAECSPATALAVAAELVTTLLAEAPTRERALGVGVGVGGHVDSRAGSCRYSAILGWREVDVAGPLAAATGLPVVVDNDVNTLVVAQRWFGGGKDVDSFAVVTVGSGVGCGLLLDGALYSGASGMAGELGHLPLEPDGPTCGCGRRGCLEALASSGAVLRRLRRCPEAADCPDVDAAVALARGDDGPAGRAARAAFAAAGQALGRGLAGLCNLLNLHKIIIAGEGVTAHDLFGPAMMSAFEEHAFSEAARDCRVCYDPVEDDLWARGAACLVIRETVRAPLS; encoded by the coding sequence GTGAGCCTGGGCCAGCCATCGGCCGCCGACCTGATCGGCGAACGGACCCGCGCGGAGATCTTCGCGCTGGTGCTGACCGCCGGCCCGATCTCCCGCACCGGGATCGCCGACCGGCTGGGCCTGGCTCCCTCCACCGTCACCCGGCTGCTGCCGCCCCTGCTGGCCGGCGACTACCTGCGCGAGACCCGCGCGGTCAGCACCGGGCCGGGGCGCCCGCAGCGGCTGCTGCGGGTCAACGCCGACCGGCACGTGGTGGTGGGCGTGAAGATCGCGCCCACCCACGTCGCCGGCGTCCTCACCGACATGGGCGCCCGGGTGCTGGCCCGCGCCGAGACCCCCCTGGCGGAGTGCTCCCCGGCGACCGCCCTGGCGGTCGCCGCCGAACTCGTCACCACCCTGCTCGCCGAGGCGCCGACCCGGGAGCGGGCGCTGGGCGTCGGCGTCGGGGTCGGCGGCCACGTCGACTCCCGAGCCGGCTCCTGCCGCTACTCGGCGATCCTGGGCTGGCGGGAGGTCGACGTCGCCGGGCCGCTGGCCGCCGCCACCGGCCTGCCGGTCGTGGTCGACAACGACGTCAACACCCTGGTGGTGGCCCAGCGCTGGTTCGGCGGGGGGAAGGACGTCGACTCCTTCGCGGTGGTCACCGTCGGGTCGGGCGTCGGCTGCGGCCTGCTGCTCGACGGCGCCCTCTACTCCGGCGCCAGCGGCATGGCCGGCGAGCTCGGGCACCTGCCACTGGAGCCGGACGGGCCGACGTGCGGTTGCGGGCGCCGGGGGTGCCTGGAGGCGCTGGCCTCCTCGGGGGCCGTGCTGCGCCGGCTGCGGCGGTGCCCGGAGGCGGCCGACTGTCCCGACGTCGACGCGGCCGTTGCCCTGGCCCGTGGCGACGACGGGCCCGCCGGCCGGGCCGCCCGCGCGGCCTTCGCCGCCGCCGGGCAGGCGCTGGGCCGCGGACTCGCCGGTCTGTGCAACCTCCTCAACCTCCACAAGATCATCATCGCCGGCGAGGGAGTGACCGCGCACGACCTCTTCGGCCCCGCGATGATGTCCGCCTTCGAGGAGCACGCCTTCTCCGAGGCGGCCCGGGACTGCCGGGTGTGCTACGACCCGGTCGAGGACGACCTGTGGGCGCGCGGGGCCGCCTGCCTGGTCATCCGGGAGACCGTGCGGGCGCCCCTGTCCTGA
- a CDS encoding winged helix-turn-helix transcriptional regulator, whose amino-acid sequence MTGLGPYTCGLDAVMDVVGGKWKALILWALQERPHRFGELRREVPGISEKMLIQQLRELQGHGVVHRESYHEVPPRVEYSLTPLGASLVALLEPLGAWGDAHLEEIVARGAGSPGDPGAGAAPAERRPALASTPAAR is encoded by the coding sequence ATGACCGGTCTCGGGCCGTACACCTGTGGGTTGGACGCCGTGATGGACGTGGTGGGCGGCAAGTGGAAGGCGCTGATCCTGTGGGCGCTCCAGGAGCGGCCGCACCGGTTCGGCGAGCTGCGGCGGGAGGTGCCCGGCATCAGCGAGAAGATGCTGATCCAGCAGCTGCGGGAGCTCCAGGGGCACGGCGTGGTGCACCGCGAGTCGTACCACGAGGTCCCCCCGCGCGTGGAGTACTCGCTGACCCCCCTGGGCGCCTCGCTGGTCGCCCTGCTGGAGCCGCTGGGCGCGTGGGGCGACGCCCACCTGGAGGAGATCGTCGCCCGCGGCGCCGGTTCCCCCGGTGACCCCGGCGCGGGCGCGGCCCCGGCCGAGCGCCGCCCGGCCCTCGCCTCCACCCCGGCCGCCCGGTAG
- a CDS encoding LLM class flavin-dependent oxidoreductase codes for MQFGIFTVGDVTMDPTTGRVPSENERIKAMVTIALKAEEVGLDVFATGEHHNPPFVPSSPTTMLGWIAARTERIILSTATTLITTNDPVKIAEDYAMLQHLADGRVDLMMGRGNTAPVYPWFGQDIRQGIPLAIENYALLHRLWREDVVDWQGRFRTPLAGFTATPRPLDGVPPFVWHGSIRSPEIAEQAAYYGDGFFANNIFWPKEHFQRLIHLYRERYAHYGHGTPEQAIVGLGGQVFVRRNSQDAVREFRPYFDNAPVYGHGPSLEEFTDTTPLTVGSPQEVIEKTLTFRESFGDYQRQLFLVDHAGLPLKTVLEQLDMLGEIVPVLREEFAKGRPADVPDAPTHARLRARRDAEAEAAAENPAG; via the coding sequence GTGCAGTTCGGGATCTTCACGGTCGGCGACGTCACCATGGATCCGACCACCGGCCGGGTGCCGAGTGAGAACGAGCGGATCAAGGCGATGGTCACCATCGCCCTCAAGGCCGAGGAGGTGGGCCTCGACGTCTTCGCCACCGGCGAGCACCACAACCCGCCGTTCGTCCCCTCCTCGCCGACCACCATGCTCGGCTGGATAGCGGCCCGCACCGAGCGGATCATCCTCTCCACCGCCACGACGCTGATCACCACCAACGACCCGGTCAAGATCGCCGAGGACTACGCCATGCTCCAGCACCTGGCCGACGGCCGGGTGGACCTGATGATGGGACGGGGCAACACCGCGCCGGTCTACCCGTGGTTCGGCCAGGACATCCGCCAGGGCATCCCGCTGGCGATCGAGAACTACGCCCTGCTGCACCGGCTCTGGCGCGAGGACGTCGTCGACTGGCAGGGGCGCTTCCGCACACCGCTGGCCGGCTTCACCGCCACCCCCCGCCCGCTCGACGGCGTCCCGCCGTTCGTCTGGCACGGCTCGATCCGCTCCCCGGAGATCGCCGAACAGGCCGCCTACTACGGCGACGGCTTCTTCGCCAACAACATCTTCTGGCCCAAGGAGCACTTCCAGCGGCTGATCCACCTCTACCGGGAGCGCTACGCCCACTACGGCCACGGCACCCCGGAGCAGGCCATCGTCGGCCTCGGCGGGCAGGTGTTCGTGCGGCGCAACTCCCAGGACGCGGTGCGGGAGTTCCGCCCGTACTTCGACAACGCGCCGGTCTACGGCCACGGCCCGTCCCTGGAGGAGTTCACCGACACCACGCCGCTGACCGTGGGCAGCCCGCAGGAGGTCATCGAGAAGACCCTGACCTTCCGCGAGTCCTTCGGCGACTACCAGCGCCAGCTGTTCCTGGTCGACCACGCGGGGCTGCCGCTGAAGACCGTGCTGGAGCAGCTCGACATGCTCGGCGAGATCGTCCCCGTGCTGCGCGAGGAGTTCGCCAAGGGCCGGCCGGCCGACGTGCCGGACGCCCCCACCCACGCCCGGCTGCGCGCCCGGCGCGACGCCGAGGCGGAGGCCGCCGCGGAGAACCCCGCGGGCTGA